From Juglans regia cultivar Chandler chromosome 8, Walnut 2.0, whole genome shotgun sequence, the proteins below share one genomic window:
- the LOC109020579 gene encoding probable ubiquitin-like-specific protease 2B isoform X2, whose product MKSSPRRAFDVFDFKEEDELPELASGKYLGKFKNPNLDNHAMLKYEFVDCAVQGANVGRKEVDCVPCVDVDATDCGLTCDIADSCCLLGAEEENFAQKEELCVLDTALHSSSVSLEQPFSILDTKKFRNLDSDLERIDSSLEASPQGKGQINYDLLKSTSSNEPVDVVSEADESMNGNTASSPTSEMADDGVSLNGYASDHCFGNVEMDDINMEVVLCLDYVIYRDIYCTAALLTFSHNCIKISGSNPHGSEDIFDFEWGIDDLVDIRCQWMERVETVFIEIRRIVEDADQRISGIEELKMAVVDPNWSHKQQVITSLNMKYSAVWDVMVDTDLGIAGDDLRVQSHYFPNFDESFEEVVYPKGDSDAVSISKRDVDLLQPETFINDTIIDFYIKYLKNQIQPEDKHRFHFFNSFFFRKLADMDKDPTSASDGRAAFLRVRKWTRKVNIFEKDYIFIPINFNLHWSLIVICHPGEVARLKDDNLEKSPKVPCILHMDSIKGSHTGIKNLVQSYLWEEWNERQKETQEDISSKFLNLRFVSLELPQQENSFDCGLFLLHYLELFLTEVPVNFSPFKIIKSSKFLNANWFSPAEASLKRTLIQRLIYDILKSRSPEVSSAACSDEDEPSEFPVKNKNETCVEFLSKRCNPSIVYHGNKSSCQAGPGIEMTLLSASSMNSQCANNSGLALTEFLESGATAGSLLGQYPSCDHPSSYYHLNGAISTSEDGVENSDPFVFLPSDEAGLRQMAGITPPARSNPYSPRACRDDLDMDIIGTFPVGGNVGTSHKEETDERRSPSAESSECLTGSLASAATKLLGISVIEGSQDPDKMHNSYGDGDQLPTQLLEVDVIDDSDMDITGNSSVGENVGTSQKEETDKQRSPSAENMECFTGSLASAASKLLDVSVVEGSKDPDKMLKIYGDGDQLPTHQEISVSLHQDPDIIDNTEVACDNVLVTGDDQVAESYGQRAAKRLRLEPPHVAGDTMLMTDDNQVAE is encoded by the exons ATGAAGAGCTCTCCGCGTAGAGCTTTCGACGTGTTCGATTTCAAGGAAGAGGATGAGCTCCCTGAATTGGCATCAGGAAAATACCTTGGAaaattcaaaaaccctaatctcGACAATCATGCCATGTTGAAGTACGAGTTTGTCGATTGTG CTGTGCAGGGAGCCAATGTTGGAAGAAAGGAAGTTGATTGTGTACCCTGTGTAGATGTTGATGCGACTGACTGTGGCCTTACTTGTGACATTGCTGATTCATGTTGCCTTTTGGGTGCAGAGGAAGAGAACTTTGCCCAAAAGGAAGAGTTGTGTGTGTTGGATACTGCCCTGCATTCCAGTTCTGTTAGTCTTGAACAACCTTTTTCTATATTAGATActaaaaaattcagaaatttAGATTCTGATCTGGAGAGAATAGATTCAAGCCTTGAAGCTTCCCCCCAAGGGAAAGGCCAGATAAATTACGACCTTTTGAAGTCTACATCCAGT AATGAGCCGGTTGATGTGGTCTCAGAGGCTGATGAGAGCATGAATGGGAATACTGCATCAAGTCCTACTTCTGAAATGGCTGATGATGGCG TTTCATTAAACGGCTACGCATCGGATCATTGCTTTGGCAATGTGGAAATG GATGACATAAATATGGAGGTCGTGCTTTGTCTTGATTATGTTATATATCGAGATATCTATTGTACGGCTGCCCTGTTAACTTTTTCACACAATTGCATCAAAATCAGTGGTTCAAATCCACATGGAAGTGAAGATATCTTTGATTTTGAATGGGGAATCGATGATCTTGTTGATATTCGGTGCCAGTGGATGGAAAGA GTTGAAACTGTCTTTATAGAGATACGCAGAATAGTAGAGGATGCAGATCAGCGCATTTCAG GCATTGAGGAGTTGAAGATGGCAGTTGTTGACCCTAATTGGTCCCACAAACAGCAAGTGATCAcctctttgaatatgaaatactCGGCTGTGTGGGATGTCATGGTTGA TACGGATCTGGGAATAGCTGGTGATGATTTACGTGTACAGAGTCACTATTTTCCCAA TTTTGACGAGTCTTTTGAAGAGGTTGTATATCCAAAAGGGGACTCCGATGCTGTTTCCATCAGTAAGAGAGATGTTGATCTATTACAGCCAGAGACATTTATAAATGATACAATCATTGACTTTTACATCAA GTATTTGAAGAATCAGATTCAACCTGAGGATAAGCACCGTTTCCacttttttaatagttttttcttCCGGAAGTTGGCTGACATGGACAAAGATCCAACCAGTGCATCTGATGGCAGGGCTGCTTTTCTACGTGTTCGTAAATGGACGAGGAAAGTTAATATTTTTGAGAAAGATTACATCTTCATTCCTATAAACTTTAA TCTACATTGGAGCTTAATAGTCATATGTCATCCTGGCGAAGTGGCTAGATTAAAGG ATGATAACTTGGAAAAGTCACCTAAAGTACCGTGTATATTGCATATGGATTCTATCAAAGGAAGTCATACGGGTATAAAAAATCTTGTTCAAAG TTATTTGTGGGAGGAGTGGAATGAAAGGCAAAAAGAGACACAGGAAGATATCTCATCCAAATTCCTCAACTTGCGGTTTGTCTCACTAGAG CTGCCGCAGCAGGAGAATTCATTTGACTGCGGTCTGTTTCTGCTCCACTATCTGGAGCTCTTTTTGACTGAAGTTCCTGTTAATTTCAGTCCATTCAAAATAATCAAGTCCTCCAAGTTT CTTAATGCAAATTGGTTTTCTCCTGCTGAGGCTTCCCTCAAGCGTACTCTCATACAGAGGTTAATCTATGATATCCTTAAAAGTCGTTCTCCAGAAGTCTCTTCAGCTGCTTGCAGTGATGAAGATGAGCCGTCTGAATTTCCAGTGAAAAATAAGAATGAAACTTGTGTGGAGTTTCTTTCCAAGAGATGCAATCCTTCAATTGTTTACCATGGCAATAAATCAAGTTGCCAAGCTGGACCTGGTATCGAAATGACTCTATTATCAGCATCTTCAATGAATTCCCAGTGTGCTAACAACTCAGGCTTGGCACTTACAGAGTTTCTTGAGTCAGGGGCCACTGCAGGATCGTTACTTGGACAATATCCATCTTGTGACCATCCATCATCTTATTATCATCTCAATGGTGCTATATCAACATCAGAG GATGGTGTAGAAAACAGTGACCCTTTCGTGTTTTTGCCTTCTGATGAAGCTGGTTTACGGCAAATGGCTGGCATCACACCTCCAGCACGTAGCAATCCATATTCACCTAGAGCTTGTAGAG ATGATTTGGACATGGATATCATTGGAACTTTCCCAGTCGGAGGAAATGTGGGTACAAGTCATAAAGAAGAAACAGATGAACGAAGATCGCCATCAGCAGAAAGCTCAGAGTGTTTGACAGGAAGCCTTGCTTCTGCTGCTACCAAGTTGCTCGGCATTTCTGTTATTGAAGGTTCGCAAGATCCTGATAAGATGCATAATAGTTATGGAGATGGTGATCAGCTGCCCACCCAGTTGCTGGAAGTGGATGTCATTGATGATTCGGACATGGATATTACTGGAAATTCCTCTGTTGGAGAAAATGTGGGTACAagtcagaaagaagaaacagaCAAACAAAGATCTCCATCAGCAGAAAATATGGAGTGTTTTACAGGAAGCCTTGCTTCTGCTGCTAGCAAGTTGCTGGACGTTTCTGTTGTTGAAGGTTCCAAAGATCCTGATAAAATGCTTAAAATTTATGGAGATGGTGATCAGCTGCCCACCCATCAAGAAATTTCCGTCTCATTGCATCAAGATCCTGATATTATAGATAACACAGAGGTTGCTTGTGATAATGTGCTGGTGACTGGTGATGATCAGGTTGCAGAGTCATATGGGCAACGAGCTGCGAAAAGGCTGCGGCTTGAACCACCTCATGTTGCAGGTGATACCATGCTGATGACTGATGATAATCAGGTTGCAGAGTAA
- the LOC109020579 gene encoding probable ubiquitin-like-specific protease 2B isoform X1 has product MKSSPRRAFDVFDFKEEDELPELASGKYLGKFKNPNLDNHAMLKYEFVDCAVQGANVGRKEVDCVPCVDVDATDCGLTCDIADSCCLLGAEEENFAQKEELCVLDTALHSSSVSLEQPFSILDTKKFRNLDSDLERIDSSLEASPQGKGQINYDLLKSTSSNEPVDVVSEADESMNGNTASSPTSEMADDGVSLNGYASDHCFGNVEMDDINMEVVLCLDYVIYRDIYCTAALLTFSHNCIKISGSNPHGSEDIFDFEWGIDDLVDIRCQWMERVETVFIEIRRIVEDADQRISGIEELKMAVVDPNWSHKQQVITSLNMKYSAVWDVMVDTDLGIAGDDLRVQSHYFPNFDESFEEVVYPKGDSDAVSISKRDVDLLQPETFINDTIIDFYIKYLKNQIQPEDKHRFHFFNSFFFRKLADMDKDPTSASDGRAAFLRVRKWTRKVNIFEKDYIFIPINFNLHWSLIVICHPGEVARLKDDNLEKSPKVPCILHMDSIKGSHTGIKNLVQSYLWEEWNERQKETQEDISSKFLNLRFVSLELPQQENSFDCGLFLLHYLELFLTEVPVNFSPFKIIKSSKFLNANWFSPAEASLKRTLIQRLIYDILKSRSPEVSSAACSDEDEPSEFPVKNKNETCVEFLSKRCNPSIVYHGNKSSCQAGPGIEMTLLSASSMNSQCANNSGLALTEFLESGATAGSLLGQYPSCDHPSSYYHLNGAISTSEDGVENSDPFVFLPSDEAGLRQMAGITPPARSNPYSPRACRGEASYNLGISVQEEHGNLDSSPETSYCAADDLDMDIIGTFPVGGNVGTSHKEETDERRSPSAESSECLTGSLASAATKLLGISVIEGSQDPDKMHNSYGDGDQLPTQLLEVDVIDDSDMDITGNSSVGENVGTSQKEETDKQRSPSAENMECFTGSLASAASKLLDVSVVEGSKDPDKMLKIYGDGDQLPTHQEISVSLHQDPDIIDNTEVACDNVLVTGDDQVAESYGQRAAKRLRLEPPHVAGDTMLMTDDNQVAE; this is encoded by the exons ATGAAGAGCTCTCCGCGTAGAGCTTTCGACGTGTTCGATTTCAAGGAAGAGGATGAGCTCCCTGAATTGGCATCAGGAAAATACCTTGGAaaattcaaaaaccctaatctcGACAATCATGCCATGTTGAAGTACGAGTTTGTCGATTGTG CTGTGCAGGGAGCCAATGTTGGAAGAAAGGAAGTTGATTGTGTACCCTGTGTAGATGTTGATGCGACTGACTGTGGCCTTACTTGTGACATTGCTGATTCATGTTGCCTTTTGGGTGCAGAGGAAGAGAACTTTGCCCAAAAGGAAGAGTTGTGTGTGTTGGATACTGCCCTGCATTCCAGTTCTGTTAGTCTTGAACAACCTTTTTCTATATTAGATActaaaaaattcagaaatttAGATTCTGATCTGGAGAGAATAGATTCAAGCCTTGAAGCTTCCCCCCAAGGGAAAGGCCAGATAAATTACGACCTTTTGAAGTCTACATCCAGT AATGAGCCGGTTGATGTGGTCTCAGAGGCTGATGAGAGCATGAATGGGAATACTGCATCAAGTCCTACTTCTGAAATGGCTGATGATGGCG TTTCATTAAACGGCTACGCATCGGATCATTGCTTTGGCAATGTGGAAATG GATGACATAAATATGGAGGTCGTGCTTTGTCTTGATTATGTTATATATCGAGATATCTATTGTACGGCTGCCCTGTTAACTTTTTCACACAATTGCATCAAAATCAGTGGTTCAAATCCACATGGAAGTGAAGATATCTTTGATTTTGAATGGGGAATCGATGATCTTGTTGATATTCGGTGCCAGTGGATGGAAAGA GTTGAAACTGTCTTTATAGAGATACGCAGAATAGTAGAGGATGCAGATCAGCGCATTTCAG GCATTGAGGAGTTGAAGATGGCAGTTGTTGACCCTAATTGGTCCCACAAACAGCAAGTGATCAcctctttgaatatgaaatactCGGCTGTGTGGGATGTCATGGTTGA TACGGATCTGGGAATAGCTGGTGATGATTTACGTGTACAGAGTCACTATTTTCCCAA TTTTGACGAGTCTTTTGAAGAGGTTGTATATCCAAAAGGGGACTCCGATGCTGTTTCCATCAGTAAGAGAGATGTTGATCTATTACAGCCAGAGACATTTATAAATGATACAATCATTGACTTTTACATCAA GTATTTGAAGAATCAGATTCAACCTGAGGATAAGCACCGTTTCCacttttttaatagttttttcttCCGGAAGTTGGCTGACATGGACAAAGATCCAACCAGTGCATCTGATGGCAGGGCTGCTTTTCTACGTGTTCGTAAATGGACGAGGAAAGTTAATATTTTTGAGAAAGATTACATCTTCATTCCTATAAACTTTAA TCTACATTGGAGCTTAATAGTCATATGTCATCCTGGCGAAGTGGCTAGATTAAAGG ATGATAACTTGGAAAAGTCACCTAAAGTACCGTGTATATTGCATATGGATTCTATCAAAGGAAGTCATACGGGTATAAAAAATCTTGTTCAAAG TTATTTGTGGGAGGAGTGGAATGAAAGGCAAAAAGAGACACAGGAAGATATCTCATCCAAATTCCTCAACTTGCGGTTTGTCTCACTAGAG CTGCCGCAGCAGGAGAATTCATTTGACTGCGGTCTGTTTCTGCTCCACTATCTGGAGCTCTTTTTGACTGAAGTTCCTGTTAATTTCAGTCCATTCAAAATAATCAAGTCCTCCAAGTTT CTTAATGCAAATTGGTTTTCTCCTGCTGAGGCTTCCCTCAAGCGTACTCTCATACAGAGGTTAATCTATGATATCCTTAAAAGTCGTTCTCCAGAAGTCTCTTCAGCTGCTTGCAGTGATGAAGATGAGCCGTCTGAATTTCCAGTGAAAAATAAGAATGAAACTTGTGTGGAGTTTCTTTCCAAGAGATGCAATCCTTCAATTGTTTACCATGGCAATAAATCAAGTTGCCAAGCTGGACCTGGTATCGAAATGACTCTATTATCAGCATCTTCAATGAATTCCCAGTGTGCTAACAACTCAGGCTTGGCACTTACAGAGTTTCTTGAGTCAGGGGCCACTGCAGGATCGTTACTTGGACAATATCCATCTTGTGACCATCCATCATCTTATTATCATCTCAATGGTGCTATATCAACATCAGAG GATGGTGTAGAAAACAGTGACCCTTTCGTGTTTTTGCCTTCTGATGAAGCTGGTTTACGGCAAATGGCTGGCATCACACCTCCAGCACGTAGCAATCCATATTCACCTAGAGCTTGTAGAGGTGAAGCTTCTTATAATTTAGGGATCTCTGTGCAAGAAGAGCACGGCAATCTTGACTCATCCCCAGAAACATCATATTGCGCTGCAGATGATTTGGACATGGATATCATTGGAACTTTCCCAGTCGGAGGAAATGTGGGTACAAGTCATAAAGAAGAAACAGATGAACGAAGATCGCCATCAGCAGAAAGCTCAGAGTGTTTGACAGGAAGCCTTGCTTCTGCTGCTACCAAGTTGCTCGGCATTTCTGTTATTGAAGGTTCGCAAGATCCTGATAAGATGCATAATAGTTATGGAGATGGTGATCAGCTGCCCACCCAGTTGCTGGAAGTGGATGTCATTGATGATTCGGACATGGATATTACTGGAAATTCCTCTGTTGGAGAAAATGTGGGTACAagtcagaaagaagaaacagaCAAACAAAGATCTCCATCAGCAGAAAATATGGAGTGTTTTACAGGAAGCCTTGCTTCTGCTGCTAGCAAGTTGCTGGACGTTTCTGTTGTTGAAGGTTCCAAAGATCCTGATAAAATGCTTAAAATTTATGGAGATGGTGATCAGCTGCCCACCCATCAAGAAATTTCCGTCTCATTGCATCAAGATCCTGATATTATAGATAACACAGAGGTTGCTTGTGATAATGTGCTGGTGACTGGTGATGATCAGGTTGCAGAGTCATATGGGCAACGAGCTGCGAAAAGGCTGCGGCTTGAACCACCTCATGTTGCAGGTGATACCATGCTGATGACTGATGATAATCAGGTTGCAGAGTAA
- the LOC109020579 gene encoding probable ubiquitin-like-specific protease 2B isoform X3 yields MKSSPRRAFDVFDFKEEDELPELASGKYLGKFKNPNLDNHAMLKYEFVDCEEENFAQKEELCVLDTALHSSSVSLEQPFSILDTKKFRNLDSDLERIDSSLEASPQGKGQINYDLLKSTSSNEPVDVVSEADESMNGNTASSPTSEMADDGVSLNGYASDHCFGNVEMDDINMEVVLCLDYVIYRDIYCTAALLTFSHNCIKISGSNPHGSEDIFDFEWGIDDLVDIRCQWMERVETVFIEIRRIVEDADQRISGIEELKMAVVDPNWSHKQQVITSLNMKYSAVWDVMVDTDLGIAGDDLRVQSHYFPNFDESFEEVVYPKGDSDAVSISKRDVDLLQPETFINDTIIDFYIKYLKNQIQPEDKHRFHFFNSFFFRKLADMDKDPTSASDGRAAFLRVRKWTRKVNIFEKDYIFIPINFNLHWSLIVICHPGEVARLKDDNLEKSPKVPCILHMDSIKGSHTGIKNLVQSYLWEEWNERQKETQEDISSKFLNLRFVSLELPQQENSFDCGLFLLHYLELFLTEVPVNFSPFKIIKSSKFLNANWFSPAEASLKRTLIQRLIYDILKSRSPEVSSAACSDEDEPSEFPVKNKNETCVEFLSKRCNPSIVYHGNKSSCQAGPGIEMTLLSASSMNSQCANNSGLALTEFLESGATAGSLLGQYPSCDHPSSYYHLNGAISTSEDGVENSDPFVFLPSDEAGLRQMAGITPPARSNPYSPRACRGEASYNLGISVQEEHGNLDSSPETSYCAADDLDMDIIGTFPVGGNVGTSHKEETDERRSPSAESSECLTGSLASAATKLLGISVIEGSQDPDKMHNSYGDGDQLPTQLLEVDVIDDSDMDITGNSSVGENVGTSQKEETDKQRSPSAENMECFTGSLASAASKLLDVSVVEGSKDPDKMLKIYGDGDQLPTHQEISVSLHQDPDIIDNTEVACDNVLVTGDDQVAESYGQRAAKRLRLEPPHVAGDTMLMTDDNQVAE; encoded by the exons ATGAAGAGCTCTCCGCGTAGAGCTTTCGACGTGTTCGATTTCAAGGAAGAGGATGAGCTCCCTGAATTGGCATCAGGAAAATACCTTGGAaaattcaaaaaccctaatctcGACAATCATGCCATGTTGAAGTACGAGTTTGTCGATTGTG AGGAAGAGAACTTTGCCCAAAAGGAAGAGTTGTGTGTGTTGGATACTGCCCTGCATTCCAGTTCTGTTAGTCTTGAACAACCTTTTTCTATATTAGATActaaaaaattcagaaatttAGATTCTGATCTGGAGAGAATAGATTCAAGCCTTGAAGCTTCCCCCCAAGGGAAAGGCCAGATAAATTACGACCTTTTGAAGTCTACATCCAGT AATGAGCCGGTTGATGTGGTCTCAGAGGCTGATGAGAGCATGAATGGGAATACTGCATCAAGTCCTACTTCTGAAATGGCTGATGATGGCG TTTCATTAAACGGCTACGCATCGGATCATTGCTTTGGCAATGTGGAAATG GATGACATAAATATGGAGGTCGTGCTTTGTCTTGATTATGTTATATATCGAGATATCTATTGTACGGCTGCCCTGTTAACTTTTTCACACAATTGCATCAAAATCAGTGGTTCAAATCCACATGGAAGTGAAGATATCTTTGATTTTGAATGGGGAATCGATGATCTTGTTGATATTCGGTGCCAGTGGATGGAAAGA GTTGAAACTGTCTTTATAGAGATACGCAGAATAGTAGAGGATGCAGATCAGCGCATTTCAG GCATTGAGGAGTTGAAGATGGCAGTTGTTGACCCTAATTGGTCCCACAAACAGCAAGTGATCAcctctttgaatatgaaatactCGGCTGTGTGGGATGTCATGGTTGA TACGGATCTGGGAATAGCTGGTGATGATTTACGTGTACAGAGTCACTATTTTCCCAA TTTTGACGAGTCTTTTGAAGAGGTTGTATATCCAAAAGGGGACTCCGATGCTGTTTCCATCAGTAAGAGAGATGTTGATCTATTACAGCCAGAGACATTTATAAATGATACAATCATTGACTTTTACATCAA GTATTTGAAGAATCAGATTCAACCTGAGGATAAGCACCGTTTCCacttttttaatagttttttcttCCGGAAGTTGGCTGACATGGACAAAGATCCAACCAGTGCATCTGATGGCAGGGCTGCTTTTCTACGTGTTCGTAAATGGACGAGGAAAGTTAATATTTTTGAGAAAGATTACATCTTCATTCCTATAAACTTTAA TCTACATTGGAGCTTAATAGTCATATGTCATCCTGGCGAAGTGGCTAGATTAAAGG ATGATAACTTGGAAAAGTCACCTAAAGTACCGTGTATATTGCATATGGATTCTATCAAAGGAAGTCATACGGGTATAAAAAATCTTGTTCAAAG TTATTTGTGGGAGGAGTGGAATGAAAGGCAAAAAGAGACACAGGAAGATATCTCATCCAAATTCCTCAACTTGCGGTTTGTCTCACTAGAG CTGCCGCAGCAGGAGAATTCATTTGACTGCGGTCTGTTTCTGCTCCACTATCTGGAGCTCTTTTTGACTGAAGTTCCTGTTAATTTCAGTCCATTCAAAATAATCAAGTCCTCCAAGTTT CTTAATGCAAATTGGTTTTCTCCTGCTGAGGCTTCCCTCAAGCGTACTCTCATACAGAGGTTAATCTATGATATCCTTAAAAGTCGTTCTCCAGAAGTCTCTTCAGCTGCTTGCAGTGATGAAGATGAGCCGTCTGAATTTCCAGTGAAAAATAAGAATGAAACTTGTGTGGAGTTTCTTTCCAAGAGATGCAATCCTTCAATTGTTTACCATGGCAATAAATCAAGTTGCCAAGCTGGACCTGGTATCGAAATGACTCTATTATCAGCATCTTCAATGAATTCCCAGTGTGCTAACAACTCAGGCTTGGCACTTACAGAGTTTCTTGAGTCAGGGGCCACTGCAGGATCGTTACTTGGACAATATCCATCTTGTGACCATCCATCATCTTATTATCATCTCAATGGTGCTATATCAACATCAGAG GATGGTGTAGAAAACAGTGACCCTTTCGTGTTTTTGCCTTCTGATGAAGCTGGTTTACGGCAAATGGCTGGCATCACACCTCCAGCACGTAGCAATCCATATTCACCTAGAGCTTGTAGAGGTGAAGCTTCTTATAATTTAGGGATCTCTGTGCAAGAAGAGCACGGCAATCTTGACTCATCCCCAGAAACATCATATTGCGCTGCAGATGATTTGGACATGGATATCATTGGAACTTTCCCAGTCGGAGGAAATGTGGGTACAAGTCATAAAGAAGAAACAGATGAACGAAGATCGCCATCAGCAGAAAGCTCAGAGTGTTTGACAGGAAGCCTTGCTTCTGCTGCTACCAAGTTGCTCGGCATTTCTGTTATTGAAGGTTCGCAAGATCCTGATAAGATGCATAATAGTTATGGAGATGGTGATCAGCTGCCCACCCAGTTGCTGGAAGTGGATGTCATTGATGATTCGGACATGGATATTACTGGAAATTCCTCTGTTGGAGAAAATGTGGGTACAagtcagaaagaagaaacagaCAAACAAAGATCTCCATCAGCAGAAAATATGGAGTGTTTTACAGGAAGCCTTGCTTCTGCTGCTAGCAAGTTGCTGGACGTTTCTGTTGTTGAAGGTTCCAAAGATCCTGATAAAATGCTTAAAATTTATGGAGATGGTGATCAGCTGCCCACCCATCAAGAAATTTCCGTCTCATTGCATCAAGATCCTGATATTATAGATAACACAGAGGTTGCTTGTGATAATGTGCTGGTGACTGGTGATGATCAGGTTGCAGAGTCATATGGGCAACGAGCTGCGAAAAGGCTGCGGCTTGAACCACCTCATGTTGCAGGTGATACCATGCTGATGACTGATGATAATCAGGTTGCAGAGTAA